A genomic region of Rhipicephalus sanguineus isolate Rsan-2018 chromosome 1, BIME_Rsan_1.4, whole genome shotgun sequence contains the following coding sequences:
- the LOC119400488 gene encoding protein atonal: protein MTMEPIGVGSQFVTSTYSMTKDVPVFSIACPSQHALHSGHHHTGSLHQVPSDHASPVCIDDDGDLLLFTDTNRFFSDEAKRLLALRGRLRGFDDDEPALYSDSSMGSGTGGGTATLGLGGLKRKHGGAGDEIISATPAPASAAAAPPVIVKKRRLAANARERRRMHGLNVAFDRLRQVVPSIGDDRKLSKFETLQMAQSYITALTDLLVRDC, encoded by the coding sequence ATGACGATGGAACCGATCGGCGTGGGCAGCCAGTTTGTAACCAGCACGTACAGCATGACCAAGGATGTTCCCGTGTTCAGCATCGCCTGTCCGAGCCAGCATGCTCTTCACTCTGGCCATCACCACACCGGAAGCCTACACCAGGTGCCTTCCGACCACGCTTCACCAGTTTGCATCGACGATGACGGCGACCTCCTTCTGTTCACCGACACGAACAGGTTCTTCAGTGACGAAGCCAAGAGACTACTGGCCTTGCGTGGTAGGCTTCGTGGATTCGACGATGACGAACCAGCGCTGTATTCGGACAGTTCCATGGGATCGGGGACTGGCGGTGGAACTGCTACGCTCGGACTTGGGGGGCTGAAGAGAAAACACGGCGGTGCCGGCGACGAGATCATATCTGCGACGCCAGCGCCagcttcagcagcagcagcacctccgGTAATCGTCAAGAAGCGAAGACTCGCCGCGAACGCCCGTGAACGGCGGCGCATGCACGGCCTAAATGTTGCCTTCGACCGACTGCGTCAAGTTGTGCCTTCCATCGGCGACGACCGCAAGTTGTCCAAGTTCGAGACACTTCAGATGGCTCAGAGCTATATCACGGCGCTCACCGATCTGCTCGTCAGAGACTGCTGA